In Aedes albopictus strain Foshan chromosome 3, AalbF5, whole genome shotgun sequence, the following are encoded in one genomic region:
- the LOC109407862 gene encoding proton-coupled amino acid transporter-like protein CG1139 has product MSSSVESLERKDAEDYDPFAHRNTKKPNTTIGSFIHLVKGSLGTGIMAMPLAFKNGGLLFGTIGSIVICIIYAHCVHLLVGTSQKLCKKTRTPVLDYAATAHKAFDTGPPGIKPLAKYVSVFIDWMLVIDSILSICLYIVFIAESMQGVIYNLNGLGWDTRIYILLLLIPIVVIMQVRELKQLVPFTAVANMLIIASVGVSLYFIFSEPISLADRNMWPQWTTFPSFVSTVLFAIAGIKTVLPIENKMKHPQDFLRPLGVMQSGLGILTVLYGVTGFFGYAQYGEATKGSVTLNLPNDNGWAETTRLLSAIGILVSLGFTLYIPMEIIWPRLEAKIALKWHNLAQISIRTALAVSMVGFALVAPKVESFIGLLGSFGTAVLSVLLPVTVDVLYRWPNDFGWCRWRLVKDGALILFGLFVLTVGTYFGILDIVEIYR; this is encoded by the exons ATGTCATCTTCGGTGGAAAGCCTGGAAAG aaaggaTGCAGAGGATTACGACCCATTTGCTCATAGGAATACTAAAAAACCAAACAC AACCATCGGAAGCTTCATTCATCTGGTGAAAGGATCCTTGGGAACGGGCATCATGGCCATGCCACTGGCGTTCAAAAATGGTGGTCTGTTATTCGGTACGATAGGGTCCATAGTAATATGCATTATTTATGCTCATTGTGTACATTTGTTG GTTGGTACATCACAGAAACTGTGTAAGAAAACTCGTACACCTGTACTAGACTATGCAGCGACAGCTCACAAAGCATTTGATACAGGACCACCAGGAATCAAACCGTTGGCTAAATATGTATC AGTATTCATTGACTGGATGTTGGTGATAGACAGCATCCTATCCATCTGCTTGTACATCGTCTTTATAGCAGAATCGATGCAAGGCGTGATTTACAATCTGAACGGATTAGGTTGGGATACTCGAATATACATCCTACTACTTCTGATTCCCATCGTAGTTATTATGCAAGTTCGGGAACTGAAACAGCTTGTCCCATTTACGGCCGTAGCCAATATGCTCATCATCGCCTCGGTGGGAGTTTCGTTGTATTTCATCTTTAGCGAACCGATATCGCTTGCTGACCGGAACATGTGGCCTCAATGGACGACTTTTCCCTCATTTGTCAG CACGGTGCTCTTCGCAATCGCTGGCATCAAGACGGTTCTCCCGATTGAAAACAAAATGAAACACCCTCAAGATTTCCTTAGACCTCTCGGAGTGATGCAAAGTGGTCTTGGTATTCTCACGGTACTCTACGGGGTAACCGGATTCTTCGGCTATGCCCAATACGGAGAAGCTACCAAAGGATCGGTTACTTTGAATCTACCAAATGACAACGG TTGGGCTGAAACGACGCGACTCCTGTCCGCCATTGGCATTCTCGTTTCCCTGGGATTCACCCTGTACATCCCCATGGAGATTATCTGGCCCCGGTTGGAAGCGAAGATCGCCCTGAAGTGGCACAACTTGGCGCAAATCAGCATCCGGACCGCGTTGGCCGTCTCGATGGTAGGGTTTGCCCTGGTTGCACCCAAGGTTGAGTCGTTCATTGGACTGTTGGGATCATTTGGGACAGCTGTGCTCTCGGTGCTGCTGCCGGTTACTGTGGATGTACTTTACCGATGGCCGAATGACTTCGGCTGGTGCCGATGGAGGTTGGTAAAAGATGGAGCGTTGATTTTGTTTGGACTTTTCGTGCTTACTGTGGGGACGTACTTTGGGATACTGGACATTGTTGAAATATATCGGTGA